The Aspergillus nidulans FGSC A4 chromosome VIII genome contains the following window.
ACTATGGGCCCTGTGAATATTGACGCACGCTAGACTCCCTCAAGGAGGCCGGCAAGACCATCACTGGGCCCATGTGGGAATACTACCTTGCCAACCAGACCGAGGGGATTCCCGGCAAACTGACCGATACCTGGTATGTCGCGGGAGCGATGTTCATGACTATGATCCAGTTCTGGCATGTCTCTGGGTATAACGAGCACAACTCGGTCGTCTCGCATGACCTGATGTTCCAGGCGGGCCGGAACTACGACTACTTTGACTCGAATTACAGTCAGTGGCTGGTATGCTTGTCTCTTTCATTGCGTCTTTTGCGTCTTATGCGCAGGACTAAACGATTCTCGCATGAATTGGATTCGATACTGATTTTCTACAGGGTAACGATGACCAAATGTTCTGGGGCCTTGCTACCATCACGGCCTCAGAAACCGGCTTccctgaagtcagcaacaaGCCCACCTGGACTTCGCTAGCGCGCGCCGTCTTCAACATGCAGGCCAATCGATGGGACGAGCGTGCGTGCGACGGTGGCATCACCTGGCAGATTCATCCCTGGCAAGCAGGGTATACGCTCCGCAACTCGATCTCCAATGGCGGGCTGTTTCAGCTGGCCGCCCGATTGGGTCGGTTCACGAACAACCAGACATACTTTGACtgggcagagaagatctgggactGGGCCGCAGCCAGTCCGCTGATTGACACGAATACGTGGTTCGTCGCCGACTCAACCTCCGGCTCCAACGACTGCGTGGATGCGGACCGCATGCAGTGGAGCTACAACTACGGGACGTTCATTGCAGGCGCAGCATATATGTACAATGCTACAAAAGATGTGAAGTGGCGCAACCGCACTGAGGGCCTCGTCGACCATGTTTTTAAGCATTTCTTCCCAACCAAGTACACCACCGCGATTGGCCCGGGCACGATCTTCTCCGACGTGGCCTGCGAGCCGCTGCAGACGTGCGATAGGAATATGCTGAATTTCAAAGGGTGGAGCTCGATGTGGTtggccatggctgccatTATGGTGCCTGAGCTCCGTGAGAAGATCACGCCGAAGCTGCAAGGGTCCGCGCTGGCGATCGGGCGCTCCTGTGACGGATCATCGGAAGGGAAGAGCAACCTCTGTGGCTCACGCTGGTACCAGGAAACATGGGACGGGATCCAGGGGCTGGAGGTGCAGCAGGCGGCGCTGGGCGGGATCACCGCGAACCTCATGCTGTTGACTGACGTGGTGGCCAAGACTATCGATACGAACCCCGGTGCGAAGGAGCAGTTTTTGGACACATATAACGATGACACGCCCGATGCGCTGCCGCATATCACGACCGGAGACCGGGTGGGCAGTTGGATTTTGACCGTTCTTTGGGGGAGTGGCATTGTAGCGGCCGGATGGTGGCTGGTGAAGCAACAGTGATTGGTGTTGTGTTGTGACTCGAATAGTTCTTTAATCGGGGGAGCAGAGCATACATTCTTCATACATCCGGCTGTTTTTGAATTGGCATTGAATCGGAATAAGCTCTTTTGTTTGCATAAGACATTTCTTGGACTAATTCTTGAAGCTCGAGACCAGAGGCAGAACAGTGGAAGAcgcctgctgctggattATTGCTGTCGTTTTATCAAGGTCTGATTAGGACAGCTGGCCTGACGGGGTGGGATTGTACATATATCCTCCGCTAGAGACGGCTACATGGAAAGCTCAGGTACAGGGCTATTGGATGGAGTTGGTTTAAGCCTGAATTACCGGTTTGTAGGGGACACAGGATACACATATACAGAGCCATAAGAGCTATTCAAGCTACCTTCATAGCCACTTATCCGAGACATCTTCTACCAAAACCTATCTCATCTGATTTCTCCCTTTATACAGCCCCATAAACTACCCCCAACATATCAACCTCATCACCAGCTCTCCCCCAAGCCCCAACGACTCCCCATCCACTTTCCGCTTCATAAGTGACACACTCGCTCGTCTCTGTGCCCACCGCAACCGCATTCCCCTGGTCTGTCGTGACACGTATATAAAAGATCCTCGTATGATCATTGTACTTACCCTGGCAGAGTTTCGTTGTCGTCCATacctcctcatcagcaaGGGTAAGTGACTGCGCTGTCCCACCGCTCCCGCCATGGGTGACAGATGTGCCGTTCGTAAAAGTGAGAGTGAGGCTATCGAGCCGGTTGCCACCAGAtatcgagatggaggagagcctCGTGGTCGACGACAGGGATGGGAGGTCATTGAACCATGTTCTGGCGGCTGTCAGTCCTGGACCATGTCGCGAGGTAGAAGAGATGTAAGGTGTTAATACCCATGCGGCCCACCGTAGAGATTACTCAATCGGAAAGAATCACTCTTCGTCCATGTGAATCTGCTGGTGATGGGGTTATGGTCTGAGAGGATCGACCCGTTATTCAGGAACTTTTCATCCTCGTACGCCCATGACAACGCCTGCAGAGCCAGTGCCGGACTTCCGCGGTAGCTGTTCAAAATCCCCATCATTAGCATCGCCTCCCGTCAACCTATACCAAGGAGAACATACAATATTTTATCGACAGTCTCGCATGTTTGAGTAGTGGTCGGATTCTCACAGACCACCGCGTCGGTCCCTTCTGTCGGCTCAACCCCGTCCAAAACTAGCTCCACCCACGGGTTCACCATCCCATTTTGCGTCTCGAACGTGCGGATGTTCTCTCCGGACGAGGTATACCGCGCATTGGTGTCGCCGTACACGAGCACCGCATTGCCAATTgagttggcggagatgtAGTCAGAGACTTGCTGGAGGTTTGCGCTACGGATGGAgacgtcctcctcttccgatCTACCAGAACCGTTAGCATCGCTTTCAAACCCATTAGGCAAGAGAAGAATCGGCGAGGAATAGCTACCCGGCGTCCGCATGGAGATTATAGCAATCGACATAGACCCCGTCCTCGAGTTTCACCCGCATCACCGTAAACCCCTTTGGTGTCCAGCAGTCGAACCCGCTCGCATCGGAGCAGGTATCCCATTTGACCCTTTCGAAATCAATCCAGTCGTAGTTGGAGAGCGTATTCAGGCCTGAGCCGAACGGGACGCCGCCCGAGGTGGAAGTGCGATATGGATGAGTGTCGGTCGAGTAAAGTGCGGCATGGTAGTTGAAGTCCTGTCACTCGTTAATATACATATCTTGTCATAACACAGGAATTGCACTAATCGACCTCTTGCACGTGGATGATGTCGTAGCTGTACTCTGCGAAGCGCTCGCCAATGAGCTCGGTATTTTCAGTCTTGTCGCCAGGGACGTCATTGCTATTGAAGATCTCGGGGAGGCCAGCGAcgttgaaggagaggataTTAAAAGAGCCCGTAGTGGCGGCGAGAGTGGAGGGTACGAGCGAAAGGagggtgatggtggacttcattttgtctggctctgcttctacAGGATGTGGTTCTGGACTGGGGATAATATGACATATTTATATTATACATATTGCAGGTGCCTGGAGGCGATACTCTTTCGGTCGACTCGTCCGCTACTAAGAATCGCTAGTGAGTGTGAAGAATCCGTTGATTAATTAATCTACGCAGCGTCACGTTTAACCCTGACGATCATCGATAGGCCGTTTATCAAATTATATTGACTGTTATAGTAGCGAGGAACCAGTGACAAGAGCGAAAAGCGGCACATGACATACATTACTACACACTCAAACCGCGGCTACAGTACAATGGTTACAATAACAGCAACAACATATAGCAGATATGTAAACATTAGCGACAAGAGGGTACTGAAAGAGCGATTACAGCGCCGTGATCGAAATCCTCTTTGCTCCCGCATTCCCCGACAACAGCGCTGACCCGCTCGACTGCCGTAGGTGGTTCTCATGGTTCTCTACCTCCTCCACATCCAAACTGAAACGCCTCGGCCGCTGCCACATGCCCACCGACTCGTCCGACGACGCGGTCGCTGCCTGCAACCGCTCAACTGGGAGGCCGAACTTGGTCGCAATCTGCTGCACTCTCTCGTGCGCGGTCGCTGCATCGATCGCTGCACTCTGTCCTTCCTTCGCGAGGCGCATCTGCGCATGCTGCAGGAGCTCGAGATGCTGCGTCACGGCTTCAACGGCGCCGTTCTTCCCATGTTCATCGCTGTTGAGGAGCTCTGACAGCGCGGTCTCGTGTAATGTTGCAGCGGCGAGATAGTTTCCAGATGCGGTGTACAGGCCCGACAGCAGCTTGTTCATTTCTAGAGTGACCGGGTCACAGTTGCCCCAGACTTGGCGCAGGTTATAGCAGATGTCTTTGCCGAGCTGGATCGCTGCGTTGACATGGCCGCGGCAGAAGCGGGTTTCGACCAGGCGCCGGCCGATCCAGACGACTGCAGAGAGAGACCAGGTCTTCTGGATCATCCGCGAGGTCCAGAGCTCCGTGAGAATGGACTGGATGGTTAGCTTATATGAGACTGATGTAGTCTACAGGGACCTTACCTCGAGGTCTTCGAACATCTCGTGCTCGCCTAGTACGGTAATGAGATCGTTGAGCTCGGTAAACGGCAACTCGGTGAATTCCAGCGGTATCTCCTTTGCATTCTTCATGATCCCCTGAAGGAGCATCTCTGACTCGACGGCCATTCTTTTTGCGATCGCTTCATCGGTGCACTTGTTGGTCTGGTATCCGCTGAGGTACAGGCAAAGCTTGATAGCAGTGAATATGGTCTCCATTGCTCGCAGGCTGTCGGTTAGATGGGCAAAGGAGTGGAACACGCCAGTCACAGTGGCTGCATCTTCAAACCTGCCTGTGTTGCACAGGTCACGCACAAGACCTGTAACCTGGGTGACAATATCAAAGGTGTAGTTCTCGTTAAGGCTCTCGCGGCGACACATGTCGTAGAATACATGCACAATCTCTTTCTGGCGAGCAGGCCGTGCCACCGACAAGGTATTGCAAAAGTATTGGTACAACTGCACTTCAGTGTTCTTCGCGGCTTGGGTTTGCTTTCGCTGGTTTTGCAGACGAAGCAGCTTGTCGCCAACTGCCAATGTTGGCATGAGGTCATGGCTCGCAAGGCTCTGCTGGAAGTTGTTGTATATTTGTCCTTCGTGGGTCAACTCGTTCAAAATCTCTCGTGCCGACTGCCGCTTGCCAAAGACTTCCTCGAACGCCGCCACAAAAACAGCAGGCCGGTGTTCATCCAAAGCCTGACGATGCGCAGCCGGTGTCTCTTGAACGACCTGTTGGCGTAGGCTATTGATCAACGCATTGCCTTCATCAATGTACCCGCATTCCAAGTAAATCTCTGCCAGTTTTCGGCCCCGGTCGGCAAGGGTCTGCTGATTTCCAGTGACCCGAATAACCTCGTCAACGTGCCCAGTGAGGATTTTGGCCCCCTGTTGACGCGATGTGGCAGACTCGGAGCTAGCATGCATCCGGCAGATTTCTTGTAACCATAGCAGGGTTGTCGGCGCCGACAgtccctgctgctgcttagCCAGAGTGAGCTCCTCCATATACAACTTTCTTGCCTCAGGAGACGCTTGACCCTGCCGCAGGTACAACTGGGCCATCCGGTGCTTGATGTCAATTGAGAGGGGGTCCTTCATATCCGGTAAAGCACGGGAGGCTTCAGACTGTGGAACCCAGTCGTGCGTGTTCAGTACTTGTTGGTACAGATGAATAGCATCACCCGAATGTTGATCACTCTCCGCAGAAAGCTCTGCTAGAAGGAGCGTCGCATCGCGCGTTCGGGCATGTGTTGGCCCGTACAACTTGCGGCAGAGCTGCTGATGCTCCGAGGCGACTTGCAGGCGCTCGGTATGGTCCGCCTTGACAGCGGAATGCGTTAGAAGGGACATGTAAGCAGGGTATGTCTTGGGAAGTAAACCCTCGAGGAGAGCACGATCGTAGCCGTCCTTTTCATCAAAGCGCACTAAGGTCGGCCACAAGTTCCGGTACACCCCAAGAGCTGCATCCCATTGCTTGTTTTGCTCGTAAATTGCAACGAGAGCTACAGCAGCACGCACACCTGACGATGAGATTTTGCCATCCCGAATGCACGCCTTGTATATGTGACGGTAGCTGCTTTCGGCTTCTGCACGACGGTCAAGGCGAAATGCAAGATCGCCTTCATAGTAGCGGCTATCAAGCGTGTGCTTATCCTTCTCGCCCAACCGCAGGGCGAAGAACTCGCTGACCTGACGCAGGAGAACCAACGCTTTATCGAATTGGAAAGTATTCTCATAGAAGTCCACCACAGTCTTGACTACTGTCGTAACAGACTGCACTTCCACCTGCTCGGCAGTTATCGCTGCCTTGAACGCATTTCCGTAGACAATACTCGCTGTCGGGACATCAAGTCGACGGAATAGACAGTAGGCGTGGTCCTGAGCTAAGTCGGCCATAATAGGAGCTTCGTTCCATGAGAACTTCTCTTTGGATCCGGGGTCCTCAAAACTAGGCCATGTATGCTTCAGCACCGCGCATACAATCTCGCTTCCTTGGCGCCATTGGCTGTCTTTCATATACTGGCGCGCCAGCTGGTGGCACAGCCGGAGTAAAGGCATTCGTGAACTCGTCTCAGTCGTCACGGCAGAAGCGATACTATCGATCCATTCAGGGAGCATCTTACTCTCCTCTACTGAAAGGTTACCCATCTCGGCAGTGTGTCCTTCCTTTGGTATGGCTCCTTCAATGAGATTCCGTGCTAAGGTCACGGCATCCGCATGATACTGCTGGTTTGTGGACTTGTAGTACTTCCATAATTGCATTCCCAGAGTCCGATCCATATCGTATAGTTGCATCTCACGAGCCTCCCGCCGTAACTGCTGCGCACGGCTGGCCATTTGTGCAGACCGAACACCGCCTTCTGCCTCTAAATCGGCGGACAACTGACGGAGAAGCGCAGCGGCTTCATCATGGTGGCCTTGTCGCTCGAGAAACTTGGAATAGTAGAACACGACTTTTGTCTTTTGGTCCCATGGTGCCTTGTGCTCTTTATCCGGACCGCACAAACTCTGCCACAACTTGGTCAAAACCTCCTCAGCTCTTGCCGGCTGAGAGTTTTCTTCATACATCTTGGTCAGTGAGAGTGAATATTCTACTCGACGCGGATCCGAGGCATCCATTGAGCGAACCATGGTCTCGTACTTTGCCTGGGCGAGCTCTAACGCAAGCTCATCTGGGGGAGCGATGTCAAAGTTATTGGTGAGGTactcagccgcagccatcgTTTCCGATGAATACGGCCCGTAGACTTTGATAGTCTGGTGGTAGAACTGTTTCGAGACATCGTATGCTTTGTCGTGTTGGTTCTCCTTGTCACAGGCCTTGACCAGTCGGTCAAGATATTGTAATCGCTGAGCGAAACTGATGTCTGACGACCCCCAGCCGTCCAACGCCATGCCTCGGAGTGCGTCTGTTTTCAAACCAGCTGTGCGGTCCGCTCGACCTGCGCCTTCGGAAGTGGCAACAAGAAGCTGCTCGAGGTCGTGCGTTATAGGGTGGGTTGGGCCCAACCGCATGCGACTGCGCGTCCATGCTTCATAAAGATGCTCATTAGCCCAAGGCGCCTGAGCCCGGTCTGCCGCACGGGCGCTCATGATGAGGCTTTGCAAAACGGCCGGAGAGTCAATGCCTAGAACATCGCGTCGTACCGTCACGGCAATCTTGTACAGCCTGACGATACTCGACCGGCTGAATTGAGACTCCCGATTGGTAAGCTCTAACTGGGCGAACAGTACCGAGTCAGGCAGTGCGCGTTGGAAGGCCTGTGAGTAAGAGACCTCGTCCTCTGTGGCCATGCTCGAAGAGAGCATATGTGACATCCAGTAGCGGGCTGTATATTCAAGCAAGATGAACGCATCAAGGTAGCGGTCTCGCGCGAGAACAGGCATTTTATCCCAAGATATAGGTATCTCATCCGTTAAGTTTCGGCGAACCCATGTCAAGGCACGAATCAGAATGTCGTGGTGCGCATCTCCCATAGTGAAATTGACTACCTTTCTCATTTTTGCCCTAGCTTGGATATGTTCGCGGATGATAGGGTGGCGGAAAGTGACGAAGCCGTCTCGCACTGTAACCAGCCGTCTAAGAGGCTCGAATACGTCCCGCTCTATATTCCCGTGCCATGTCGACAGCTTGTGGGTCTGTGTGTCCACACAGAGCAATTGCTCGACTTCATGGGGCCGCAGCGGACGTTCTGCAACCGTAAGCCAAGCAAGGAGGCTATGAGTGCCGGGTCTCTGGAGATTGGTGTGGCGCAGATGCAGGTCAATGAGCCCTCCCAGATTGTTGGGGATCTCGCTAACTGCTGACTGCATATCACTGTAAGTGTGCTGAGCGCGTACCTCTTCAACAGCCAGCTGCGCCCATATAAAGCAGCCCTGGCATCGAGATGCAATTGCAACTATCAATGGCTGACGCTGTGATGTACTCAGCCCGACGAATGCGGGATCATAGGTCACCATGTCGTGGATAGAAGCCGTCAAATCGTTCTCGGTAATAGATGCGTCCATAGCAACCTGGTGCGTCGTCGTAGTTTCGCGTATAGGAATCTGTTCTTTGTTCATTGGACGGGTAAAAATTATCAGTTTAGACGGCGTATCAGCGACAGTAGCTTGtagaagctcaagaaaagCTCCAACGTTACTCGTGGCGTTTTTTATCTGATCCATGCCGTCAACCACGATCATGAAATGTAGATTAGATTGTGCAGCTGTGCGGATTGCCGTCCACAAAAGCCCCTCGACCTGGGAGTCCGATGCGCCCGTCTCAGCCTCGGTCAGTGCATCGGCAACAACTGCAATTATATCGTCTTGGGTCTTGCGACTCGTTACGCAGCAGTCAAGCATTTGTATCAATATGCCTTTGAGAATGCTGAGGGTCAATGTCGTTATATGCACATCAGACCGAATTACGATGGGAATGACATTCCAAATGTCATACTCCGAAGAGACCTGTAGGCGCTCAATCGTCCACTGGGCCAGTGCGCTCTTTCCAGCACCTGGGTTTCCTCGCACAAGCATCAAGCTCCGCGGCCCAACTGTGAAGGTGGTTAAATGTGACTCGAACCACGAGAACGACCCATCTGCCAGCGAGTGGGCTTGGCTCTCAAGCAGCATTTGGAGAGGGCGGTCTTGGATCTCGAGAAACTgatagacagactccaggTCGACGTGCTGCATTTTGGACTTAACAGCACCCCAGCTTGCCTTCCGTATCCGGCGCCAATGAATTGTGAATCGACTGAAGTAGCAGAAAAAGCCATGGTTTAGAACCTCATTCATAGACTGCCAATTTTGAGTTCGCATAACCTGACGATATTCCGAGGATATATGAACGACCAGTTGTAGTAGGTGGGCGTAAATCTCAGCAACCTCTCGCTGTAACGCCCTCGAGCTCTGAAATTCGTTCTCTTCTTGAAGCAGGTACGAAATCCCCAACGTCACCCGTCCATATCTGCTGAAAATGGCATCGATCATATCGATATTGTCGATTCCCATCTATCACAGTCAGAACCGTCTAGTATGCAATACCGCGAACGTACCTCTAACAAAAGCAGGGTTGCTCCCCAgatcatcgtcgtcgcctcTTCGGCACCATCCATGAAACTTGTAACGGAATCGCGTAGAGAGGCAACAGCAAAAGCTAATCGAGACGCTCGTCGCAAAGTGCTGTCGAGACGACTGCCATCCGCGGGCAtccgccgcagccgctcGCCGGCAATGGCATCGAAAAAGACATCAACCGTAGGTGACTTTTCCTGAAGTTCATCGGGAGTTAACCCCAGACGAGCATGGCACTCCTGGGACACTGTATCCACCGCACCCCGCAGGATCGGGAGGGATGATGGGCCACCGTCGACAGCATTGGCCGTGTGTGCAGGCATGCTGCTCGACGCGGCGGTAAACCCCGACATACTGTGCGACAATGAGAACTTAACTTCTGATGTTGTCCACACTCCACTGAAGATTTTGGTTGGTAATTATAGTGAAAACACAACACTGTTGTCATGGGGTGCGCTGCGCTCGGCCATTTTGATATCTGACATCACGAGTCTGTTTACCGCGAGTCCATCATTGGGGGAGCCAATATACCAAgcattgctgctgcggagaagctcgTCTCGCTGAACGGACGCGGAATTGGCGTAGTCGTGGTGTCATGGTGATAGTTTGGTTTGTGGTGGTGTGTTGATGACATCAACCAGGGAAATCCTCCTTGAGATCTTGGGCGGATGTAGAGGAGCTCATTGGATGGAGTGAGATCGGATGTTTATTCCTTGGATCGGTCTGCGGCAAAACATTCGTTACGATTAGCTGGCAATGCGGGCTGAGAGGAAAGACGATCTGAAGAGTAAGTGGAAGGGTGAAGTGATGAGGGTAAGAGTACACAATCACGTGGACCATCCTATACAATATTGTACCCTTCTCTATTCTCTGATAGAACTGGACAAAATACATTATGGGTTCTCAGGAAGCTTAAACTATTCCTTCTCAATAATAAGCTTAATCTGGGAATCCTCATTTGCTTCTAGCCTTGTTAAGCATCACAATTTCGCCGCCTCCCCCTCCAAGTCGAACTCCGTGGTACACAGCAGGAAAGTGTCCTTCAACGCCTGTGACAATTGAATCAAGTCAGTACACCAATCAAACTGCGAACGCTGTCCGTTTCCCTGCAATAAATAGAGGGGAAAAACCCAAGGGTAACTTACCCCAAGTCTATACTTCCTGTTCACCTCCTGATAATCCTCCGCGGCCAGCATATCACAGAAATGCCTAATAGACGGGTAGTGCACGATCGAAATCTCATTCCACCAGTCCTCTTCGGGTCTGTCAACGCTCCCCCTCGAGTCTGAGAAGCCGGAGTCCGAGTCCGGGGCCGCAGAGCGCCCCGCTGCCGGTCTAATGACATTACCGACTAGTTTGGCGCTTCCGCCACGTTTTGCAGCAACAGGATTGAAGCCCTAACTTGCTTATCAGATGACGAGTTTGGAATGGGATGATGGATTGGAAGGGTCGGGCTCTACCTGTCCATATTTGAAGTAATTCTCCTTCCCACCGGGGAAATGGAAATGCAGCAGGTTCAACATCGTCACCGGCTTGTCGTGCTCTTTGGTGAGCTCCTGCATGAACTCGAGCAGTTCCGGACTGACTTCGAGGTTCTGGCCTTGTCCGTCATTTCCCTGCTTTTCTTTCAATTTGTCCAGACTTCCTGTCAACGGCACTCGCTGTgcattcttctccctcttcagctcCGCATCGCGCTCTGGATAAGTGTTCAGCAGCCGGCTCGGGATCCCTACGTGGATCTTATACTCGGTTTTGATATGCGATGCAAGAGCAGGCGGGAACAGCGGTTCGCGCGGGTTTGGTGGTTgtaggagaagaaggatatccCATTTTTCTGAGAGGAGAGGATCCTTGTCGAGGAGTGTGGGCGAAATAATGGTCCGACGGGGACGGGATGCGACGATGACTTTTGTGCTGGCGGCCTTTTTGAGCTCAGAGAGGAAGTCGATGGAGTTTATCGATGGGTGCAGGGAGAGCAGGTGCAGTGAAAGGGCGGGCATCTTCGGGTTTTCGTTTGAAACAGAATTTCAATATATGGATGATAGATGGAAAGATGAATGATATGGATGGTCGGTGGCAATTTAAGATAATGGTGAAGTAAccggaggatgagctggatcGTTTGTTGACGGTAGTTGTGTTGGTTAAGCCGAGGCTCAATGTGCGGAGATTCACGTCACTTTGAGCTATGCGGCATATGGGTAGCTGGAATTATGGGGAGACCAGCCGATCTACAGAGCTCACTGTGGAGAGAAGCGAAAGTATATTGTACGTTATGAGCCTAAGTGTCTGCATCTCTGTGATTTGCGTTGTATACAAGCTATTTGCAGGTACAATCATCCTATTTGAATCCGAATAGGTAATAGTATTTTTATTCTGTTTATTATTTTTCACAGTTCCCCGCATATCTCAGTATATAATACATTTTGTTTCCTCCTCGTAAAACACATTTCCTCATGACTCGTTAATATAAATATAGCATCGGTCCATTGTTTGCCTTTTGTTGAAGGGTCAGGGATTTCTCGACAGGCCTAGAGGGTATAGTTCTGTCGTGCTTGGCAACGTGCGCGGCCTCGGTACATTTAGTGGCAGGTATTTCGAGTCTTCTTGACTCGGCGTATCCGTCATGGCCAAAGAGAATCGAGAATCGAATCATTCCTGGGTCATTTGACTTGCCGCGTGGTGCGACACAGGTGGCTTGAGCTCTGGTGCTTGCGCTTGGTGCTCTGTTCTCGGCGGCGCAAAGAATTTGCGGCCATCGACGTGGCTtggttgctgctgtcgctgGTCTTCGTGGGCAAGCGGAGATTTTAATTTAGTACTATTATTAGCCGAAGCCGGCGTCTTCATTTTCCCCGTCCAAGTGTCCAGTAGGGAGTCGAGACTGTGAGGAGACCAGCGCGAGTCAGGGCTGCGGGAGCCAGTCCCGTGCCCGTGACTAACGCCAACCCCTCTTTTTAAAGCGGAGGAAAAAGGCGGTGGTCGATTCCATCACACTCCAGCTTCGCCGCCTAGATTATCTAGCGAGATAAATGCATTCCGATAGTTGTAGTGATGCTGGCCGTGGTCTTGATACAAAGGCACCTGGTGATCCATCAACATTGGGTCGAGGTCCATTCCAAGCGCGTGGTGCGATGGAGGGCGGATAGTGAACCCGCCCTCGGGGTCGACGGGCAGCCAGTTAGCGGTGAATCGAGTCGTGCCGTCGGGCATCTCTAGCGGGGTGAGACTTGTTTCCTTTAGATCGCGCGATGCGAGGGACCCAGCCGCGTTAGCGTTACTATTGGCGCTGAAGTCTGGGAGCTGGTACACCTGTGGGACATCGAAGGCCGGTAAGTCGTGCTCGTCTGTGTCGCTAGCGATGGAGTGATGGCTTGAAATCGCGCCCGGTGAGCTGATTCCTGGCTCCGCCGTTGGAGAAAGAGCGTTGGCACCGGCAGTCGAAGCACCCGTAGAAGGAATGTTCATGTAGAGCGCGCGTTCGGTCGCTACTTGCGATGCCGTGCGGAGAAGGTCGTCGAGCGAATATGGGCTGTTCTCCGTTTGTACATTCTCGAATCTGTTAGGACCGTCGAGAGTCAGCATC
Protein-coding sequences here:
- a CDS encoding putative mannan endo-1,6-alpha-mannosidase dfgC (transcript_id=CADANIAT00002306) translates to MRWGSLLSLGGAALLLQGQLQHVLADIPIEVTSKDSLKEAGKTITGPMWEYYLANQTEGIPGKLTDTWYVAGAMFMTMIQFWHVSGYNEHNSVVSHDLMFQAGRNYDYFDSNYSQWLGNDDQMFWGLATITASETGFPEVSNKPTWTSLARAVFNMQANRWDERACDGGITWQIHPWQAGYTLRNSISNGGLFQLAARLGRFTNNQTYFDWAEKIWDWAAASPLIDTNTWFVADSTSGSNDCVDADRMQWSYNYGTFIAGAAYMYNATKDVKWRNRTEGLVDHVFKHFFPTKYTTAIGPGTIFSDVACEPLQTCDRNMLNFKGWSSMWLAMAAIMVPELREKITPKLQGSALAIGRSCDGSSEGKSNLCGSRWYQETWDGIQGLEVQQAALGGITANLMLLTDVVAKTIDTNPGAKEQFLDTYNDDTPDALPHITTGDRVGSWILTVLWGSGIVAAGWWLVKQQ
- a CDS encoding endonuclease/exonuclease/phosphatase family protein (transcript_id=CADANIAT00002307), with translation MKSTITLLSLVPSTLAATTGSFNILSFNVAGLPEIFNSNDVPGDKTENTELIGERFAEYSYDIIHVQEDFNYHAALYSTDTHPYRTSTSGGVPFGSGLNTLSNYDWIDFERVKWDTCSDASGFDCWTPKGFTVMRVKLEDGVYVDCYNLHADAGSEEEDVSIRSANLQQVSDYISANSIGNAVLVYGDTNARYTSSGENIRTFETQNGMVNPWVELVLDGVEPTEGTDAVVCENPTTTQTCETVDKIFYRGSPALALQALSWAYEDEKFLNNGSILSDHNPITSRFTWTKSDSFRLSNLYGLTAARTWFNDLPSLSSTTRLSSISISGGNRLDSLTLTFTNGTSVTHGGSGGTAQSLTLADEEVWTTTKLCQDQGNAVAVGTETSECVTYEAESGWGVVGAWGRAGDEVDMLGVVYGAV